One Candidatus Nitrososphaera evergladensis SR1 genomic window carries:
- a CDS encoding DUF7482 domain-containing protein: MNNARKRSQTFCIGGTAAILLSALVLFALGSGATGSNNGGTAAYAAEMMEEKSNHMMTGDSAMKGKADDSMTMMAMENNKAGPHVIKGQISNVQVGGNGQPEWIQSGIWVARITNAAAGAGSEKPLPSANLIARFSMIKPDGTSAHQHSIYNFKVMEMTMEGNSTHVLKGTATVTMPGGPVNDVPLTVKVFNNSVVGFWIGPDKVNGHFGSNPIFGILSLASKGMMNDMMSMMMVEGGTTTTMEQNLTKTALPLTLPLTRGYANGHEVFYISTEASDKGLADHLTNVTGSRVAYAPSLSHTPASSLANIYAFKNGIAGSGPLGFQPNVADSQPGDAKYSPIWRIITVEWKQGVSATELKSEQEILAAAQEGKVTIEPTSMLVNCPFVQWEGGKLMERADKALTDKSPYGPGQVLSIDTQKMQVTFVAHRGFAPDGSTIYYIATDASSQDAAKALGVTFVNKTAGTVLSGASSDLYVFTNGIKGTGPMGFQASIAGSNVGDTLYSPLWRINAATWKDPSMAKFLTTSGQISSEVSDGMLSTAVAGFVVNCPFVEVDAA; the protein is encoded by the coding sequence ATGAATAATGCGAGGAAACGTTCGCAAACGTTCTGCATCGGAGGCACCGCGGCGATCCTCTTGTCTGCCCTGGTTCTTTTCGCACTCGGATCGGGCGCGACTGGCAGCAACAATGGCGGAACTGCCGCCTATGCCGCAGAAATGATGGAAGAAAAAAGCAATCACATGATGACGGGGGACTCTGCAATGAAAGGCAAAGCTGATGACAGTATGACGATGATGGCGATGGAAAACAACAAGGCAGGACCGCACGTCATCAAGGGCCAGATCTCCAACGTACAAGTGGGTGGTAACGGGCAGCCCGAATGGATACAATCTGGCATATGGGTGGCTCGAATAACTAATGCTGCTGCCGGGGCTGGATCGGAAAAACCATTACCCTCGGCCAACCTGATCGCAAGATTTTCCATGATAAAGCCTGATGGAACTTCTGCGCACCAGCATAGCATCTACAATTTCAAGGTAATGGAAATGACGATGGAAGGCAACTCTACCCATGTGCTAAAGGGAACAGCGACAGTCACAATGCCAGGCGGCCCCGTGAATGATGTTCCGCTTACTGTAAAGGTGTTCAACAATTCCGTGGTTGGATTCTGGATAGGCCCCGACAAGGTAAACGGCCACTTTGGTTCAAACCCCATCTTTGGCATTCTATCCCTGGCGTCAAAAGGAATGATGAACGACATGATGTCAATGATGATGGTGGAAGGCGGAACGACGACAACAATGGAGCAAAACCTTACAAAGACTGCCCTGCCCTTGACGCTCCCGCTGACAAGGGGCTATGCAAACGGGCATGAGGTATTCTATATCTCTACAGAGGCGTCAGACAAGGGCTTGGCCGATCACCTGACCAACGTGACAGGCTCCCGGGTAGCCTATGCTCCTTCCCTTTCGCACACTCCTGCATCTTCTCTTGCCAACATCTATGCGTTCAAGAATGGGATTGCAGGTTCTGGACCGCTGGGATTTCAGCCCAACGTGGCGGATTCGCAGCCAGGGGACGCAAAATACAGCCCGATCTGGAGGATAATCACTGTCGAATGGAAGCAGGGAGTCAGCGCAACCGAGCTAAAGTCAGAGCAAGAAATCTTGGCCGCAGCGCAAGAAGGAAAGGTTACCATCGAACCCACATCGATGCTGGTTAATTGTCCTTTCGTCCAGTGGGAAGGCGGAAAATTGATGGAAAGGGCAGACAAGGCGCTTACTGACAAGTCTCCCTACGGACCCGGGCAGGTTCTAAGCATAGACACGCAAAAAATGCAGGTGACATTTGTAGCACACAGGGGCTTTGCGCCAGATGGCTCGACCATCTACTATATCGCAACGGATGCTTCGTCCCAAGATGCTGCAAAAGCGCTGGGCGTGACCTTTGTCAACAAGACAGCTGGCACGGTCCTTTCTGGCGCTTCCTCTGACCTCTATGTATTTACAAACGGCATAAAGGGCACAGGACCGATGGGATTTCAGGCAAGCATCGCCGGAAGCAACGTCGGCGACACTCTGTACAGCCCCTTGTGGAGGATCAACGCAGCTACCTGGAAAGACCCGTCAATGGCAAAGTTCCTGACAACGTCCGGGCAGATATCCTCAGAAGTGTCAGATGGAATGCTGAGTACAGCAGTCGCGGGATTCGTGGTAAATTGCCCGTTTGTGGAGGTGGACGCGGCATAG
- a CDS encoding pirin family protein, translating into MTTKIVRASEHFHHEEGDWLSTYWHFSFDFYRDPQNMGFGPLRVFNDDVIKPGKGFGFHPHRDMEIITYVIDGELEHRDDKGNHGVIYAGEIQRMTAGTGIVHSEYNHSKEKPLRLLQMWVQANKRGLAPSWEQQKFSTDERKDRLLPVVVAEGTNNASSKRAVHMHQDASMYVSSLGAGKQVEHALAQDRKAYVFVIDGDATVNGQKMQKQDAARIEDENKVSIRAGKPAEIILVDLPGRYDVNK; encoded by the coding sequence GTGACAACAAAAATAGTCAGGGCCAGCGAGCACTTTCACCATGAGGAAGGGGACTGGCTGTCAACGTACTGGCACTTTTCGTTTGACTTTTACCGCGACCCGCAGAACATGGGCTTTGGGCCGCTGCGCGTGTTTAACGACGACGTGATAAAGCCGGGCAAGGGGTTTGGGTTCCACCCACACCGCGACATGGAGATAATCACGTACGTCATAGATGGCGAGCTTGAGCACCGCGACGACAAGGGCAACCACGGCGTGATTTATGCAGGCGAGATCCAGAGGATGACTGCCGGCACGGGCATCGTGCATTCAGAGTACAACCACTCCAAGGAAAAGCCGCTCAGGCTGTTGCAGATGTGGGTGCAGGCAAACAAGCGCGGTCTTGCTCCATCATGGGAGCAGCAAAAGTTTAGCACAGATGAGCGCAAGGACCGGCTGCTTCCAGTGGTGGTCGCCGAAGGAACAAACAATGCTAGCAGCAAAAGAGCCGTTCACATGCACCAGGACGCCTCGATGTACGTGTCGTCGCTTGGCGCAGGCAAGCAGGTGGAGCACGCCCTTGCGCAGGACAGAAAGGCGTACGTCTTTGTAATCGACGGCGACGCCACCGTTAACGGCCAGAAGATGCAAAAGCAAGACGCCGCAAGAATCGAAGACGAAAACAAGGTGTCAATAAGAGCAGGCAAGCCAGCAGAGATTATACTCGTCGACCTTCCGGGGAGATACGATGTCAATAAGTAA
- a CDS encoding NADPH-dependent FMN reductase, producing MSISNELKVLGVAGSMREGSYSKRALRVALESAKRHGAQVRLLELSKADLPMYASLGAGSSQALAKVAADVEWADAFMLASPDYHGSISGALKNFLDHFYEEFAGKVFGYIVASHEKGLTVMDQMRTAVRQCYGWSLPYGVSINSEQDFTSGQLSNTRIEQRLNMMGRDLVTYGRVIRGQFLQDLAGSDSETFAARYR from the coding sequence ATGTCAATAAGTAATGAACTCAAGGTTCTCGGAGTAGCAGGCAGCATGCGCGAAGGCTCGTACAGCAAGCGGGCGCTAAGGGTGGCGCTAGAGAGCGCAAAAAGGCATGGCGCGCAGGTGCGCCTGCTGGAACTTTCCAAGGCAGACCTTCCGATGTATGCTTCTTTAGGTGCAGGCTCATCGCAGGCGCTTGCCAAAGTAGCGGCAGACGTGGAATGGGCAGACGCGTTCATGCTTGCGTCGCCTGATTATCACGGCTCTATCTCTGGCGCGCTCAAGAACTTTCTTGACCACTTTTATGAAGAGTTTGCCGGCAAGGTGTTTGGCTACATCGTTGCGTCGCACGAGAAAGGGCTGACTGTAATGGACCAGATGCGCACCGCTGTGCGCCAGTGCTACGGATGGAGCCTGCCCTATGGCGTCTCGATAAACAGCGAGCAGGACTTTACCTCCGGCCAGCTGTCAAACACGAGGATAGAGCAGAGGCTGAACATGATGGGCCGCGACCTTGTCACGTACGGCCGGGTGATAAGAGGCCAGTTCCTGCAGGACCTTGCAGGGAGCGACAGCGAAACGTTTGCCGCGCGCTATCGCTAG
- a CDS encoding S1C family serine protease, translating into MIPVDENTLVNAVDKVSGSVVNIASVRMMHDQLFRVFPVEGVGSGVVIDQQGYILTNNHVIDDAERLKVTFADGKVLRGKVVGTDEVTDLAVIKVESEGPLQAATLGDSAALKAGQIVIAIGNPFGLTGGPTVTAGIVSSLKRSIQARTGVLELIQTDAAINPGNSGGPLVNTKGEVIAINTANMPYAQGIGFAVPINTAKTILKELVEKGRVSRPWIGIASVKVTPQLARHFGLPPSSGGALVAGVEPYSPADDAGLRRGDIIEQIDGSTVDDPSQVASHVKGKKPGSRIAVTVNRYGRQFQVGVEVDERPS; encoded by the coding sequence ATGATACCAGTTGACGAAAACACACTTGTAAACGCGGTGGACAAGGTAAGCGGAAGCGTCGTGAACATTGCAAGCGTGCGCATGATGCACGACCAGCTGTTCCGCGTCTTTCCGGTGGAAGGAGTCGGCTCGGGCGTAGTTATCGACCAGCAGGGCTACATCCTGACCAACAACCACGTCATTGATGACGCAGAGCGGCTGAAGGTGACGTTTGCAGACGGCAAGGTGCTCCGCGGCAAGGTGGTCGGGACAGACGAGGTGACAGACCTTGCAGTGATAAAGGTCGAGTCAGAAGGGCCTCTGCAGGCAGCCACGCTTGGCGACTCGGCCGCGCTAAAGGCTGGCCAGATAGTCATCGCAATAGGCAACCCGTTTGGGCTGACTGGCGGGCCGACCGTCACTGCCGGCATAGTCAGCTCGCTGAAAAGAAGCATACAGGCAAGGACGGGCGTGCTTGAACTGATACAGACCGATGCCGCGATAAATCCGGGCAACTCGGGCGGGCCGCTTGTCAACACCAAGGGCGAAGTGATAGCGATAAACACTGCCAACATGCCGTACGCGCAGGGAATAGGGTTTGCAGTCCCAATCAACACCGCCAAGACGATACTGAAGGAGCTTGTGGAAAAGGGCAGGGTGAGCAGGCCGTGGATCGGGATAGCGTCGGTAAAGGTAACTCCGCAGCTTGCCCGGCACTTTGGACTTCCGCCAAGCTCTGGTGGCGCGCTGGTAGCAGGCGTGGAACCCTACAGCCCGGCAGACGACGCAGGACTGAGGAGGGGCGACATCATCGAGCAAATAGACGGAAGCACAGTGGACGACCCCTCGCAGGTGGCGTCGCACGTCAAGGGCAAAAAGCCAGGGAGCAGAATAGCAGTGACCGTGAACCGCTACGGGCGGCAGTTCCAGGTGGGCGTGGAGGTGGACGAACGTCCTTCCTAA
- a CDS encoding stress response translation initiation inhibitor YciH, translated as MSDDFSMDELVKELDKERTRIIISKDIRKWNKPTTVISGLHDRKDAPEITKKLKTKIGTGGTFKDGQIILQGDHRDTVKNMLVSMGFGEDSIEVM; from the coding sequence GTGTCTGACGATTTTTCGATGGACGAGCTTGTAAAAGAGCTTGACAAGGAGCGGACGCGGATAATAATATCCAAAGACATCCGCAAATGGAACAAACCTACCACCGTCATCTCGGGCCTGCATGACCGCAAGGACGCCCCGGAGATTACAAAAAAGCTAAAGACAAAGATCGGGACTGGAGGCACGTTCAAGGACGGCCAGATAATACTGCAGGGCGACCACAGAGATACCGTCAAGAACATGCTTGTCTCGATGGGCTTTGGCGAGGATTCTATAGAAGTTATGTAA
- a CDS encoding MarR family transcriptional regulator produces MENDADGVAQKLEQQAEGGSQTKEEVVASTSGKQQVLVQNNESEFSAQDLHGNDTKILSLLNEEEGSNYSFKGMMRKLHIHQQSLARALHRLEEMGLVERSQVGYRLSKVGETMVAARATTRRSIIAVPKGREYMQLLQTYIPVDIRPAEIVRALVGKWFRNLRWVGLIESGTGFTLQWASDDGSFQINLRMISDYVVIETNAASQKEKLQAMVGSYAIYEQITKILQDRLAPANAYVLHRPALHQQNN; encoded by the coding sequence GTGGAAAACGACGCTGACGGCGTAGCGCAAAAGCTAGAGCAGCAGGCAGAAGGTGGCAGCCAGACAAAGGAAGAGGTCGTCGCCAGTACTAGTGGCAAGCAGCAGGTTCTCGTACAGAACAACGAGAGCGAATTTTCTGCACAAGACCTCCACGGAAACGACACCAAGATACTTTCGCTCCTCAACGAGGAAGAGGGCTCTAACTACTCTTTTAAGGGCATGATGCGCAAGCTCCACATACACCAGCAGAGCCTCGCAAGGGCGCTCCACAGGCTCGAAGAGATGGGCCTGGTGGAAAGGTCGCAGGTAGGCTACAGGCTGAGCAAGGTTGGAGAGACGATGGTAGCTGCAAGGGCAACAACAAGGAGAAGCATCATTGCGGTGCCAAAAGGCAGAGAATACATGCAGCTGTTGCAGACGTACATCCCCGTGGACATCAGGCCGGCAGAGATTGTACGTGCGCTTGTCGGCAAGTGGTTCCGCAACCTCCGCTGGGTCGGGCTCATTGAAAGCGGCACCGGCTTTACCCTGCAGTGGGCAAGCGACGACGGCTCGTTCCAGATAAACCTCAGGATGATATCTGACTATGTCGTGATAGAGACGAATGCCGCGTCACAGAAGGAAAAATTGCAGGCGATGGTAGGCTCGTACGCGATATACGAGCAGATAACAAAAATCCTGCAGGACCGGCTTGCTCCGGCAAACGCGTACGTGCTCCACAGACCTGCGCTGCACCAGCAGAACAACTAG
- a CDS encoding proteasome subunit beta → MTTIVGIKTKEGVVLGSDKRASKGFFIGSKITQKIAKIDDTLAVAIAGQLSDAEYLIKVAKAERKLMELRRGFPLTVKESARLIANLTYSGLRNYQPYFVELLVAGVDEEGGHVYTADMSGAIIGEDFASSGSGSPIAYGVLESLYHKEITNDEAKDVASKAVAAAMERDPGSGNGIDTMVIPNLVTVSVGSNSRNKEASS, encoded by the coding sequence ATGACAACCATAGTCGGTATCAAGACCAAAGAGGGAGTCGTGCTTGGCTCCGACAAGAGGGCAAGCAAGGGCTTTTTCATCGGGTCCAAGATAACGCAAAAGATAGCCAAGATAGACGACACACTGGCAGTAGCAATAGCAGGCCAGCTGTCAGACGCAGAGTACCTGATAAAAGTGGCCAAGGCCGAGCGCAAGCTGATGGAGCTTCGCAGGGGCTTTCCGCTCACCGTCAAGGAATCAGCGCGTCTGATAGCCAACCTGACGTACTCGGGACTGAGAAACTACCAGCCCTATTTTGTAGAACTGCTGGTGGCAGGAGTCGACGAGGAGGGCGGGCACGTGTACACGGCAGACATGAGCGGCGCAATAATCGGCGAGGACTTTGCCTCTTCCGGCTCTGGCTCGCCAATAGCGTACGGCGTGCTTGAGAGCCTCTACCACAAGGAAATCACAAACGATGAGGCAAAAGACGTCGCGTCAAAGGCAGTAGCTGCGGCGATGGAGCGCGATCCGGGATCGGGAAACGGCATCGACACGATGGTGATACCGAACCTTGTGACAGTGTCTGTAGGCAGCAACAGCAGAAATAAGGAGGCGTCGTCCTAA
- a CDS encoding proteasome subunit alpha (cleaves peptide bonds), with protein MAEAGAGGFSNRYPSFYGPEGRLVLVDSALEAVNRGSTTIGIKTPSFALLASHIKPARPLMEPTEKVFPVDSHVGATGSGYIGDILQLIDELRLEAQKHRLSFESPIDIGSLTKHLGGYLHNYTIYAVRPQAASVIIAGADQTGVHMYQVDPSGTYFRGAGFAIGQSADSALDVIQREYSADMTVEQAVQLGNKAIEKALGERSVVETGVVTAKEGKFRKL; from the coding sequence ATGGCAGAAGCTGGCGCAGGAGGGTTCAGCAACCGCTATCCTTCATTCTACGGGCCGGAAGGCAGGCTCGTGCTGGTGGACAGCGCGCTTGAAGCAGTAAACAGGGGCTCTACCACGATTGGAATAAAGACGCCAAGCTTTGCGCTCCTTGCAAGCCACATCAAGCCTGCAAGGCCGCTGATGGAGCCGACAGAGAAAGTGTTCCCTGTCGACAGCCACGTGGGGGCGACAGGCTCGGGATACATAGGCGACATACTGCAGCTCATCGACGAGCTGAGACTTGAGGCGCAAAAGCACAGGCTCTCGTTTGAAAGCCCAATCGACATAGGCTCTCTGACAAAGCACCTTGGAGGCTACCTGCACAACTATACCATCTACGCGGTGAGGCCGCAGGCGGCGTCTGTCATTATCGCCGGCGCTGACCAGACGGGCGTGCACATGTACCAGGTGGACCCAAGCGGCACATACTTCCGCGGAGCCGGGTTTGCAATAGGCCAGTCTGCAGACAGCGCGCTAGACGTCATCCAGCGCGAGTACAGCGCCGATATGACGGTAGAGCAGGCAGTCCAGCTAGGCAACAAGGCGATAGAAAAGGCGCTTGGCGAGCGCTCTGTCGTTGAGACAGGAGTGGTGACCGCAAAGGAGGGCAAGTTCAGGAAGCTGTAG
- a CDS encoding winged helix-turn-helix transcriptional regulator, giving the protein MSETPSTEVKHGATCAVIDIWEVLGKRWSLLIIKNLSTKETIRFNELKRALSGISSTVLSERLLELEREGLVTKKIYPEVPPRVEYSLTAQAKELEVIIKELARWVGRWKRPQSVAAPAATVAKKEEQSSTTTAS; this is encoded by the coding sequence ATGTCTGAAACACCGTCAACAGAGGTCAAGCACGGCGCCACGTGCGCGGTGATCGACATCTGGGAGGTCCTGGGCAAGCGCTGGTCGCTTCTCATAATAAAGAACCTTAGCACAAAAGAGACCATACGGTTTAACGAGTTAAAGAGGGCATTATCAGGAATCAGCAGCACTGTGCTGTCAGAGCGCCTGCTGGAGCTGGAGCGAGAGGGCCTTGTAACGAAAAAGATCTATCCCGAGGTTCCGCCCCGCGTGGAATACAGCCTGACTGCGCAGGCAAAAGAGCTTGAAGTGATAATAAAAGAGCTGGCGCGCTGGGTCGGCCGCTGGAAGCGTCCCCAGAGCGTCGCCGCGCCAGCAGCAACAGTGGCAAAAAAAGAAGAGCAGTCCAGCACTACTACAGCTTCCTGA
- a CDS encoding winged helix-turn-helix domain-containing protein, whose product MTHEYRDRIYIRKDIILKLTEVGELNQTKLLSYCGLNIVKHKEILDDLEAKGFIEKFAEEWGTKSVTKYRATEKGRQFSKMILEPYEEMFPRKGNKVS is encoded by the coding sequence TTGACCCATGAGTACAGGGACCGGATCTACATCCGGAAGGACATAATACTAAAGCTGACTGAAGTCGGAGAGCTTAACCAGACTAAACTATTGAGCTACTGCGGCCTCAACATCGTCAAGCACAAGGAGATCCTTGACGACCTTGAGGCCAAGGGCTTTATAGAAAAGTTCGCAGAAGAGTGGGGAACCAAGTCCGTGACAAAGTACCGCGCGACTGAGAAGGGCCGGCAGTTTTCAAAGATGATCCTGGAACCGTACGAAGAGATGTTTCCGCGCAAAGGTAACAAAGTTAGCTAA
- a CDS encoding PepSY domain-containing protein — MENDKRTFYALVLGALAVAAAVGSIASVSFASAQTSSEDTTTTTKANVVAFKGADVMFQKFSPIPDIKGSVNAGSELMSNVKVSFSDAAKTAADAANGTVMGGSLTIEQSYLVYSFRVLSGDQAKTVIVDAGNGSVLYTSEGFPADVMSEISGPGNFFAPAVKAFSVKAATTPSEEGQQQQ, encoded by the coding sequence ATGGAAAACGACAAAAGAACGTTTTACGCGCTCGTGCTTGGAGCTCTTGCAGTTGCGGCCGCTGTCGGATCGATAGCGTCTGTTTCTTTTGCATCTGCACAGACGTCCAGCGAAGACACCACCACTACCACAAAGGCAAACGTCGTTGCGTTCAAGGGTGCAGACGTGATGTTCCAAAAGTTCTCGCCAATCCCGGACATCAAGGGCTCGGTCAACGCCGGCAGTGAGCTCATGTCAAATGTGAAGGTCAGCTTTTCAGACGCCGCCAAGACAGCCGCTGACGCAGCAAATGGCACCGTGATGGGAGGCAGCCTCACCATAGAGCAGAGCTACCTTGTGTACAGCTTTAGGGTGCTCTCTGGCGACCAGGCAAAGACGGTCATTGTCGACGCAGGAAACGGCAGCGTCCTCTACACCTCTGAAGGGTTCCCTGCAGACGTAATGTCAGAGATAAGCGGCCCGGGCAATTTCTTTGCGCCGGCAGTCAAGGCCTTTAGCGTAAAGGCCGCAACAACTCCAAGCGAGGAAGGACAGCAACAACAGTAG